In the Calonectris borealis chromosome 11, bCalBor7.hap1.2, whole genome shotgun sequence genome, one interval contains:
- the SECISBP2L gene encoding selenocysteine insertion sequence-binding protein 2-like isoform X1: MIPPRRPRPAAVPPPRPAPGRGVAGLGFRDSCERGQRRSGCVREPGRGSERHGGGGPDSPPSLLEPPPSPAGAMDKADKNVKLSAEVEPFIPQKKGPETLMIPMALPNDSGGINGMEPTPIPSYLITCYPFVQENQSNRQFPLYNNDIRWQQPNPNPAGPYLAYPIISAQPPVSTEYTYYQLMPAPCAQVMGFYHPFPTPYSAPFQTANAVNTVTTECTERPNPSGQVFPLSSQRSRSSNRGPVIQKQQQLQTHIKNKRPPVKNVATQKETCSSGPENRSKIVLLVDASQQTDFPSDIANKSLSESASTMLWKSKGRRRRASHPAAESSSEQGASEADIDSDSGYCSPKHGNNQAAAMTSRNTESCAMNVVEPSVNTNDTSLSAGINWTNVNSQATQKKPWIEKTQTFSRGGRQAEQRSSSQSGFRCRDHSTSSERRQNLQKRHEKPLTTSQSSRTEQSPEPLYFEDEDEFPELNSDNGSSKSSNIQQKISPKVLDDLPENSPINIVQTPIPITTSVPKRAKSQKKKALAAALATAQEYSEISMEQKKLQEALSKAAGKKSKTPVQLDLGDMLAALEKQQQAMKARQITNTRPLSYTVGSAAPFHTKESANRKSLTKGQPSMGCLNPLDSTAPKVKRGKEREIAKLKRPTALKKIILKEREEKKGRLSADHNLLGSDEQKEVHINLTADQSQELASQEETGLSMPSDTSLSPASQNSPYCMTPVSQGSPASSGIGSPMASSAITKIHSKRFREYCNQVLSKEIDECVTLLLQELVSFQERIYQKDPMRAKARRRLVMGLREVTKHMKLNKIKCVIISPNCEKIQSKGGLDEALYNVIAMAREQEIPFVFALGRKALGRCVNKLVPVSVVGIFNYSGAEDLFNKLVSLTEEARKAYRDMVAAMEQEQAEEALKNVKKAPHHMGHSRNPSAASAISFCSVISEPISEVNEKEYETNWRNMVETSDGLETSENERESSCKTAVPEKAGNGQIEKATLNKQPPLATTGTTSATNHGKSTPGDKDEVKPDDNLEWASQQSTETGSLDGSCRDLLNSSMTSTTSTLVPGMLEEEEEEEDEDDDEDYAHEPISVEVQLNSRIESWVSETQRTMETLQLGKTLSGAEDDNAEQSEEEEIETSEQADPVTNGEEWTNDKHASNAQHKPTICSSLNKEHTDSLYMP, from the exons ATgatccctccccgccgccctcgccccgccgccgtcccccctccccgccccgcccctggcCGTGGCGTAGCCGGGCTCGGTTTCCGTGATAGCTGCGAGCGGGGCCAGCGCCGCTCTGGGTGTGTGCGGGAGCCCGGCAGGGGAAGCGAGCGCCATGGAGGAGGCGGCCCGGACTCTCCGCCGTCCTTATTAGAGCCGCCGCCCAGCCCAGCTGGAGCCATGGACAAAGCCGACAAG aatGTCAAGCTGTCAGCTGAAGTAGAACCGTTTATTCCTCAGAAGAAGGGTCCGGAAACACTAATGATCCCAATGGCGCTTCCTAATGACAGTGGAGGAATTAATGGCATGGAACCAACTCCTATCCCTAGTTACCTGATCACTTGCTATCCGTTTGTACAGGAAAACCAATCCAATAG ACAGTTTCCATTATACAACAATGACATCAGATGGCAGCAACCCAACCCAAATCCTGCAGGACCATACCTTGCTTATCCTATAATATCTGCGCAACCACCTGTTTCTACAGAATATACATATTATCAGCTGATGCCAGCACCATGTGCTCAGGTTATGGGTTTCTATCATCCTTTCCCTACCCCCTATTCTGCACCCTTTCAAACAGCAAATGCTGTAAATACAGTTACTACGGAATGCACTGAGCGTCCCAACCCATCGGGCCAGGTCTTTCCATTATCCAGTCAGCGGAGCAGAAGCAGTAATAGGGGACCAGTCATACAAAAA caacagcagTTACAGACGCACATAAAAAATAAACGTCCTCCAGTGAAAAATGTCGCCACTCAAAAGGAGACTTGTTCATCAGGTCCTGAGAACAGATCAAAGATTGTTTTGTTGGTTGATGCATCACAGCAAACAG ACTTCCCTTCAGATATAGCTAATAAGTCACTTTCTGAGAGCGCCTCTACAATGCTTTGGAAATCAAAAGGCAGGCGCAGAAGAGCTTCTCACCCTGCTGCAGAGTCCTCTAGTGAACAGGGCGCAAGTGAAGCAGACATTGACAGTGACAGTGGCTATTGTAGTCCTAAGCATGGCAATAACCAGGCTGCAGCCATGACTTCAAGAAATACAGAATCTTGTGCAATGAAT gttgtAGAACCGTCAGTAAATACAA ATGACACTTCTctttcagctggtataaattggACTAATGTAAATTCCCAGGCAACTCAAAAAAAACCTTGGATCGAAAAAACCCAGACATTTTCTAGAGGTGGAAGACAAGCTGAGCAAAGAAGTAGTTCACAG TCCGGTTTCAGATGCAGAGACCACAGCACGTCTTCAGAAAGAAGGCAGAATTTGCAGAAACGACATGAAAAACCTCTAACTACAAGCCAGTCAAGTAGAACAGAGCAGAGTCCTGAACCTCTATATTTTGAG GATGAAGATGAATTTCCAGAGCTGAATAGTGACAATGGCAGCAGCAAAAGTAGTAACATCCAGCAGAAGATTTCACCCAAAGTA TTGGATGACTTACCAGAGAATTCTCCAATCAATATAGTCCAAACTCCAATTCCCATTACAACCTCTGTACCAAAGCGTGCAAAAAGTCAGAAGAAGAAGGCCTTGGCAGCAGCACTTGCAACAGCTCAAGAGTATTCGGAAATAAGCATGGAACAGAAAAAACTTCAA GAGGCTTTATCAAAAGCGGCTGGAAAGAAGAGCAAGACCCCTGTTCAGTTAGATTTGGGTGATATGTTAGCAGCtcttgaaaagcagcagcaagcaaTGAAAGCTCGTCAGATCACCAACACCAGGCCCCTCTCATACACAG TTGGCAGTGCTGCTCCCTTTCATACCAAAGAATCTGCCAACAGAAAGTCCTTAACAAAGGGACAGCCATCTATGGGTTGCCTTAATCCATTGGATTCAACTGCCCCAAAagtgaaaagaggaaaggaaagagagattGCGAAACTGAAACGCCCTACAGCGCTTAAAAAG ATTattttgaaagagagagaagagaagaaaggccGTTTATCAGCTGACCATAACCTTTTGGGATCTGATGAACAGAAAGAGGTTCATATAAACTTGACTGCTGATCAGTCTCAGGAGCTGGCCTCTCAAGAAG AAACTGGACTGAGTATGCCTAGTGATACTTCACTTTCGCCAGCAAGTCAGAATTCTCCGTACTGCATGACCCCAGTGTCACAGGGTTCACCTGCTAGTTCTGGAATAGGCAGTCCAATGGCATCTTCTGCAATAACCAAAATTCACAGCAAGAGATTCAGAGA ATACTGTAACCAAGTTCTAAGTAAAGAAATAGATGAGTGTGTGACTCTCTTATTGCAAGAGCTTGTCAGCTTCCAGGAACGGATTTATCAAAAGGATCCCATGAGAGCTAAAGCAAGGAGAAGACTTGTTATGGGGTTGCGTGAGGTTACTAAGCATATGAAACTGAACAAGATCAAGTGTGTAATTATATCTCCCAACTGTGAAAAAATCCAGTCAAAAG GTGGACTAGATGAAGCTCTATATAACGTAATAGCTATGGCACGGGAACAAGAAATTCCTTTTGTCTTTGCTCTTGGCCGTAAAGCTCTTGGCCGTTGTGTGAACAAGCTGGTTCCTGTTAGTGTAGTGGGTATCTTCAACTACTCAGGTGCTGAG GACCTATTTAATAAGCTGGTATCACTGACTGAAGAGGCCAGAAAAGCATACAGAGATATGGTTGCTGCAATGGAACAGGAACAGGCAGAAGAAGCCTTGAAGAATGTCAAGAAGGCACCCCATCATATGGGTCATTCTCGTAACCCCTCTGCAGCAAGTGCTATCTCATTCTGTAGTGTTATTTCTGAACCCATATCTGAAGTGAATGAGAAAGAATATG AAACAAACTGGAGGAATATGGTGGAAACATCTGATGGGTTAGAAACCTCTGAAAATGAGAGAGAATCCTCATGTAAGACTGCGGTACCGGAAAAAGCTGGTAATGGTCAAATTGAAAAAGCCACTCTTAATAAACAGCCACCTCTGGCTACAACTGGCACTACCTCAGCAACAAATCATGGAAAATCCACACCAGGTGACAAAGATGAGGTGAAACCAGATGACAATCTGGAATGGGCCTCACAGCAGAGTACAGAAACAGGATCGCTGGATGGCAGCTGCCGAGATCTTTTGAATTCCTCCATGACCAGTACCACCAGTACTCTTGTACCAGGAATgctagaagaggaggaggaggaggaggacgaagaTGATGATGAGGATTATGCCCATGAACCAATTTCAGTAGAGGTTCAGCTTAATAGCAGAATTGAATCTTGGGTTTCAGAGACCCAGAGAACTATGGAGACTCTTCAGCTTGGGAAGACCCTTAGTGGTGCTGAAGACGACAATGCAGAACaaagtgaagaggaagaaatagagaCTTCTGAGCAGGCTGATCCAGTCACTAATGGTGAGGAATGGACAAATGATAAGCACGCAAGTAACGCTCAACATAAACCCACCATCTGCAGTTCTTTGAATAAAGAACACACAGATTCCCTCTATATGCCGTAA
- the SECISBP2L gene encoding selenocysteine insertion sequence-binding protein 2-like isoform X2 gives MIPPRRPRPAAVPPPRPAPGRGVAGLGFRDSCERGQRRSGCVREPGRGSERHGGGGPDSPPSLLEPPPSPAGAMDKADKNVKLSAEVEPFIPQKKGPETLMIPMALPNDSGGINGMEPTPIPSYLITCYPFVQENQSNRQFPLYNNDIRWQQPNPNPAGPYLAYPIISAQPPVSTEYTYYQLMPAPCAQVMGFYHPFPTPYSAPFQTANAVNTVTTECTERPNPSGQVFPLSSQRSRSSNRGPVIQKQQQLQTHIKNKRPPVKNVATQKETCSSGPENRSKIVLLVDASQQTDFPSDIANKSLSESASTMLWKSKGRRRRASHPAAESSSEQGASEADIDSDSGYCSPKHGNNQAAAMTSRNTESCAMNVVEPSVNTTGINWTNVNSQATQKKPWIEKTQTFSRGGRQAEQRSSSQSGFRCRDHSTSSERRQNLQKRHEKPLTTSQSSRTEQSPEPLYFEDEDEFPELNSDNGSSKSSNIQQKISPKVLDDLPENSPINIVQTPIPITTSVPKRAKSQKKKALAAALATAQEYSEISMEQKKLQEALSKAAGKKSKTPVQLDLGDMLAALEKQQQAMKARQITNTRPLSYTVGSAAPFHTKESANRKSLTKGQPSMGCLNPLDSTAPKVKRGKEREIAKLKRPTALKKIILKEREEKKGRLSADHNLLGSDEQKEVHINLTADQSQELASQEETGLSMPSDTSLSPASQNSPYCMTPVSQGSPASSGIGSPMASSAITKIHSKRFREYCNQVLSKEIDECVTLLLQELVSFQERIYQKDPMRAKARRRLVMGLREVTKHMKLNKIKCVIISPNCEKIQSKGGLDEALYNVIAMAREQEIPFVFALGRKALGRCVNKLVPVSVVGIFNYSGAEDLFNKLVSLTEEARKAYRDMVAAMEQEQAEEALKNVKKAPHHMGHSRNPSAASAISFCSVISEPISEVNEKEYETNWRNMVETSDGLETSENERESSCKTAVPEKAGNGQIEKATLNKQPPLATTGTTSATNHGKSTPGDKDEVKPDDNLEWASQQSTETGSLDGSCRDLLNSSMTSTTSTLVPGMLEEEEEEEDEDDDEDYAHEPISVEVQLNSRIESWVSETQRTMETLQLGKTLSGAEDDNAEQSEEEEIETSEQADPVTNGEEWTNDKHASNAQHKPTICSSLNKEHTDSLYMP, from the exons ATgatccctccccgccgccctcgccccgccgccgtcccccctccccgccccgcccctggcCGTGGCGTAGCCGGGCTCGGTTTCCGTGATAGCTGCGAGCGGGGCCAGCGCCGCTCTGGGTGTGTGCGGGAGCCCGGCAGGGGAAGCGAGCGCCATGGAGGAGGCGGCCCGGACTCTCCGCCGTCCTTATTAGAGCCGCCGCCCAGCCCAGCTGGAGCCATGGACAAAGCCGACAAG aatGTCAAGCTGTCAGCTGAAGTAGAACCGTTTATTCCTCAGAAGAAGGGTCCGGAAACACTAATGATCCCAATGGCGCTTCCTAATGACAGTGGAGGAATTAATGGCATGGAACCAACTCCTATCCCTAGTTACCTGATCACTTGCTATCCGTTTGTACAGGAAAACCAATCCAATAG ACAGTTTCCATTATACAACAATGACATCAGATGGCAGCAACCCAACCCAAATCCTGCAGGACCATACCTTGCTTATCCTATAATATCTGCGCAACCACCTGTTTCTACAGAATATACATATTATCAGCTGATGCCAGCACCATGTGCTCAGGTTATGGGTTTCTATCATCCTTTCCCTACCCCCTATTCTGCACCCTTTCAAACAGCAAATGCTGTAAATACAGTTACTACGGAATGCACTGAGCGTCCCAACCCATCGGGCCAGGTCTTTCCATTATCCAGTCAGCGGAGCAGAAGCAGTAATAGGGGACCAGTCATACAAAAA caacagcagTTACAGACGCACATAAAAAATAAACGTCCTCCAGTGAAAAATGTCGCCACTCAAAAGGAGACTTGTTCATCAGGTCCTGAGAACAGATCAAAGATTGTTTTGTTGGTTGATGCATCACAGCAAACAG ACTTCCCTTCAGATATAGCTAATAAGTCACTTTCTGAGAGCGCCTCTACAATGCTTTGGAAATCAAAAGGCAGGCGCAGAAGAGCTTCTCACCCTGCTGCAGAGTCCTCTAGTGAACAGGGCGCAAGTGAAGCAGACATTGACAGTGACAGTGGCTATTGTAGTCCTAAGCATGGCAATAACCAGGCTGCAGCCATGACTTCAAGAAATACAGAATCTTGTGCAATGAAT gttgtAGAACCGTCAGTAAATACAA ctggtataaattggACTAATGTAAATTCCCAGGCAACTCAAAAAAAACCTTGGATCGAAAAAACCCAGACATTTTCTAGAGGTGGAAGACAAGCTGAGCAAAGAAGTAGTTCACAG TCCGGTTTCAGATGCAGAGACCACAGCACGTCTTCAGAAAGAAGGCAGAATTTGCAGAAACGACATGAAAAACCTCTAACTACAAGCCAGTCAAGTAGAACAGAGCAGAGTCCTGAACCTCTATATTTTGAG GATGAAGATGAATTTCCAGAGCTGAATAGTGACAATGGCAGCAGCAAAAGTAGTAACATCCAGCAGAAGATTTCACCCAAAGTA TTGGATGACTTACCAGAGAATTCTCCAATCAATATAGTCCAAACTCCAATTCCCATTACAACCTCTGTACCAAAGCGTGCAAAAAGTCAGAAGAAGAAGGCCTTGGCAGCAGCACTTGCAACAGCTCAAGAGTATTCGGAAATAAGCATGGAACAGAAAAAACTTCAA GAGGCTTTATCAAAAGCGGCTGGAAAGAAGAGCAAGACCCCTGTTCAGTTAGATTTGGGTGATATGTTAGCAGCtcttgaaaagcagcagcaagcaaTGAAAGCTCGTCAGATCACCAACACCAGGCCCCTCTCATACACAG TTGGCAGTGCTGCTCCCTTTCATACCAAAGAATCTGCCAACAGAAAGTCCTTAACAAAGGGACAGCCATCTATGGGTTGCCTTAATCCATTGGATTCAACTGCCCCAAAagtgaaaagaggaaaggaaagagagattGCGAAACTGAAACGCCCTACAGCGCTTAAAAAG ATTattttgaaagagagagaagagaagaaaggccGTTTATCAGCTGACCATAACCTTTTGGGATCTGATGAACAGAAAGAGGTTCATATAAACTTGACTGCTGATCAGTCTCAGGAGCTGGCCTCTCAAGAAG AAACTGGACTGAGTATGCCTAGTGATACTTCACTTTCGCCAGCAAGTCAGAATTCTCCGTACTGCATGACCCCAGTGTCACAGGGTTCACCTGCTAGTTCTGGAATAGGCAGTCCAATGGCATCTTCTGCAATAACCAAAATTCACAGCAAGAGATTCAGAGA ATACTGTAACCAAGTTCTAAGTAAAGAAATAGATGAGTGTGTGACTCTCTTATTGCAAGAGCTTGTCAGCTTCCAGGAACGGATTTATCAAAAGGATCCCATGAGAGCTAAAGCAAGGAGAAGACTTGTTATGGGGTTGCGTGAGGTTACTAAGCATATGAAACTGAACAAGATCAAGTGTGTAATTATATCTCCCAACTGTGAAAAAATCCAGTCAAAAG GTGGACTAGATGAAGCTCTATATAACGTAATAGCTATGGCACGGGAACAAGAAATTCCTTTTGTCTTTGCTCTTGGCCGTAAAGCTCTTGGCCGTTGTGTGAACAAGCTGGTTCCTGTTAGTGTAGTGGGTATCTTCAACTACTCAGGTGCTGAG GACCTATTTAATAAGCTGGTATCACTGACTGAAGAGGCCAGAAAAGCATACAGAGATATGGTTGCTGCAATGGAACAGGAACAGGCAGAAGAAGCCTTGAAGAATGTCAAGAAGGCACCCCATCATATGGGTCATTCTCGTAACCCCTCTGCAGCAAGTGCTATCTCATTCTGTAGTGTTATTTCTGAACCCATATCTGAAGTGAATGAGAAAGAATATG AAACAAACTGGAGGAATATGGTGGAAACATCTGATGGGTTAGAAACCTCTGAAAATGAGAGAGAATCCTCATGTAAGACTGCGGTACCGGAAAAAGCTGGTAATGGTCAAATTGAAAAAGCCACTCTTAATAAACAGCCACCTCTGGCTACAACTGGCACTACCTCAGCAACAAATCATGGAAAATCCACACCAGGTGACAAAGATGAGGTGAAACCAGATGACAATCTGGAATGGGCCTCACAGCAGAGTACAGAAACAGGATCGCTGGATGGCAGCTGCCGAGATCTTTTGAATTCCTCCATGACCAGTACCACCAGTACTCTTGTACCAGGAATgctagaagaggaggaggaggaggaggacgaagaTGATGATGAGGATTATGCCCATGAACCAATTTCAGTAGAGGTTCAGCTTAATAGCAGAATTGAATCTTGGGTTTCAGAGACCCAGAGAACTATGGAGACTCTTCAGCTTGGGAAGACCCTTAGTGGTGCTGAAGACGACAATGCAGAACaaagtgaagaggaagaaatagagaCTTCTGAGCAGGCTGATCCAGTCACTAATGGTGAGGAATGGACAAATGATAAGCACGCAAGTAACGCTCAACATAAACCCACCATCTGCAGTTCTTTGAATAAAGAACACACAGATTCCCTCTATATGCCGTAA